In Solimonas sp. K1W22B-7, the DNA window GACAGCGCACGCAGATTGCGCAGTTCCGTCTCGCTGTCGCGCAACTGCTTGCGCAGGCGGCGGATTTCAGACTTGAGACCGAACACGCGGACAAAGCTGGCGGCCAGCGTCAGCAACGCCACCAGCACGAACTCGGCGATCAGCAGCGCGATCAGCGGCAGCTCGACCATGCCGATCAGGTAGTTGAACTCGACCTTCTGGCTATTGAAGAAACCGATCACGGTGCCGATCACGAAGACCGGCAGGATCACCACGAAGAAAACCAGCGAAGCCGGCGGCTTGAAGGCCACGATCAGCCCTGGCCAGCCGCTGCGGCCTTCGCCGCGGCGGCGGCAGCCGCCTCGGCCTCGAACTCGGCCTGGGCGTTGGCATTGACGCGCTCGCGCATTTCCTTGCCGGGCTTGAAATGCGGCACCCGCTTCGGCGGAATCTCCACCGGCTCACCGGTCTTGGGGTTGCGCCCGACGCGTGCCGGGCGGTGATGCAGCGCGAAACTGCCGAAGCCGCGGATTTCGACGCGGTCGTCCTTCGCCAGCGCCATGCTGATCTGGTCCAGCACCAGTTTGACCGCCAGCTCCACATCCTTCTGCATCAGGTGGGTCTGCTTGGCAGCCAGCCGCTCGATCAATTCGGACTTGGTCATAGGGCTCATGGATTCGTTCTAATTGATTGAACCTTATAGAAAAAAAACAATGCGTGCAAGAGTACCCCGCTTTTCTCCCCTCGCCCGCCTGCGGGAGAGGAGGGCGAGGGCATGGATGCCCGAGGTAGGGCAACGCATGGAGCAGTTGCCGAGGAGAGGGTATCTGTGAAACACGCAGGGATTGCAGAGTGCAAGTGCTACAGACACCCTCTCCCCAGCCCCTCTCCCGCAAGCGGGAGAGGGGTTCAATTTCGGCAAGCGTGCAAAAAGAAAGGGGCCGCATGGCGGCCCCTTTCCGGGTACTGCAAGGCAGACAGCTCAGCGGTCGTTGTTGCCGCCGATCTGTTCCTTGAGCAGGTCGCCCAGGCTGGTGCGGCCGGTGCTGGCGTTGCGGCTGCCGTACTCCGCCATGACCTCCTGCTCTTCCTGGATTTCCTTCTCGCGGACCGACAGCTGAACGATGCGGTTCTTGCGGTCGACGCCGACGAAGCGGGACTCCAGCGTGTCGC includes these proteins:
- a CDS encoding LapA family protein, with protein sequence MAFKPPASLVFFVVILPVFVIGTVIGFFNSQKVEFNYLIGMVELPLIALLIAEFVLVALLTLAASFVRVFGLKSEIRRLRKQLRDSETELRNLRALSAPPAPVAPLSALPKVP
- a CDS encoding integration host factor subunit beta — its product is MTKSELIERLAAKQTHLMQKDVELAVKLVLDQISMALAKDDRVEIRGFGSFALHHRPARVGRNPKTGEPVEIPPKRVPHFKPGKEMRERVNANAQAEFEAEAAAAAAAKAAAAGQG